The genomic region CATGCCTCTCCCACCTTATGTTGTCCACTCCCCAATAGAGTACGTGGGAACAAACAGGGATAGGATCATAATTCGCGTCAGGGAGCAGAACGCAGGACAGCAAGCTTTACCGAGGATAGACCGAGTGTATATCACACAGCATTACGACACTTCTGAACGTCAGGGCACACGTTATGATCCAGCTCATACCTACCAAATCACTACTAACCTCTTGAGACAGATCAGAGAACTTTCTGTGGGGCAAAACCAACAGCAACTGCGGTATCTCAGAAACCACTATGGAGGTAATGCAGATCATTTCCTGTTAAGGCACATTAGAGACACATGGGGTGACCTTGTTGGCCTTGGACTGTTGCTGCTTATTGTGATTCAGGAGAAGCATTCCTCTAACCAAGACAACAACAGGAATGGAAACAGAAGAAATCATAGGGATGATGACTCTTCAGAGACTGAGAGCAATGATTCTAGAGATTTTCGAAACCAAGGTGCGTTTGTAGTGAATATCCCTGACCACGAGGACCACCAAGCCAGCAGGATGACTGGAAGCAGAGAATCAGGCGGGTACAACACTTCAGTACACTGGAACGACAAGGAGAGGTCGTCATGTTGTACTTGTTGTAAATGTTGCATTTGTTGTATCGCCTGcatatgtttcatttgtgtaATTTGTACTGTGTTATACTTTTGGTATAAGTTTAGGTAAGTCACAATTTTATTTCTTACGAGGAAAATTGCTGCACAGCAGTTCATAAGCAAAGTGGGAAGAGAAAtataaagaatgaaaacatagaGGTCCAAGAGAAGACAATGAGGTGCAAATAGGAAGCAAACCCAAAGTATATACAATGCCAAAATCAGGTAAACAGTATGAATCATAGAATATAAACAGGTCAATGCAAAAGATGGGTCTAGGTGTGGCTGCACAAAGATaagtatgtacagtataaaaTTTAAAGTACAGGTACTGTAAGAGTATATGCTCATGTTCATGATGATACTGCACATTATATCCGATTATGTCCCATGAGTCAGTTTGTTGTAAATGTTGTAATGAGttgtaatgttaaaaaatgtaatgttgtaCACAAGACAGTTAATCCAGAGAGAAAAGAAGGTGAGAGAAAGTTACAAAAATGCAGTTTGTTGAAACAGCAGAAATACCTCTTTATTCTAAAAGGATTTGAACTGAGCAAAATGccttttattgtatattataaTGCACTGCTCGGGCATGTTCATAAAGCTTCAGGCCTCATTTATGCAATGATATCATGCTGCAGCATGTACAGTCTAGTGGTAATGACTCTCTGATGAGTCATCCTGTGTCTGCGAGAGAATGCACATTGCTctgatggataaatgaaacagaTTACTGAAAGGCTCTATTGTCTGTCAAGCACAGCCTTCACTGATCATGcattaaaatttttaaaaaacagtatttttaatttattgttttgtattttttgtattgtattgtgttggaaattgtgtttttattaaactATAATGTATCAGTCAgatgtcagtgttttcattttaagttCAAGCAAAGAGGATGAGCACAAGTTAGATTTGTAAAATCATCAAGACAACTTAACCATTTGTCCTCCTACAGACAATCAGAGAACAGGCCCAGGTGGTATCAGCTTTGAAGACCAAATTAGTGTTggtacaactttttttttttttttttttttacttatcatGTTTTGCCACTTGAACTTCCATTTTGTGATGTTGAAATCATTAAATGTCTTGAAAAGAGAGTGGGGGTCTCAAAGTTTCAAGTATTTTGCAACAGAATCAGTACTAAGACTCTTAAAGGATGAAAAATATCACCTTTTATGAAAGGAAAAATATTGGATAAATccattttaattatataaaaaataaaacaacaaacaaacagtaaataaCACACCCACAAATGGTCATCCTGGTAACCTAGCCGTCTAACGCCACCACATTCTTGATTCAAATGCAGTAGTGCTGTACCCTAATAGTTGGCCTAATGTTAATGGACGGTcaaaaggtcattagttggcaagatttcattggtcgccaagttgcagaaaacaaacaaacatgaaactctttTAGGAGAAGGAGGCCActctcagcagtcagacagaacacacgttacaaaccaatcacggcCGTCAGATatcttcaaatattcagtctgataaatatggaaaggctgatcatgttagtgcagggctacccagggtttacatctgtcccattgATGATAggtctacacacttataaacagcgcctggaagaagatcaggtctgcactcaggatttcaggtaaacaggctgtATGATACTTGTTAAGGTTGCCTaacaacctcagacacaacctgccgcGGTGCTCttaaaagctggcacaaaaaaggcacaagagtacctCGTgctttccaggcggttaaatacacagcatgtgtacggaCCCtgatttccagggctggtacctgcggttattccacaggctagttaataacatgtcaggcaggaaatccaaagtgtgggatcattttgagaaggtgaaggacgaacccaaggtgatatgtaaactcatcttcattggtcgactacaaacatgacgtatcatctgaaacatggaagtagctacatgcccattagccacttagcacaatcattactgctttgccgacagcgtcattaacaggcggctcgctcagtgtgtgacgtgcacttgtagataaaatataggcctatattaatgaaggttcattagtacggttttgtatttctctgtaatgtagcacagtgttaacaatgttactgatactattctttctcacaccttcaactcagtGCAATGACATACCAGCCAATATTTCATAAGAAAGAAACATATACAAAGAGGGAAGTTGAACTATCTTTAATACTCCTGTACACACCAGCAACACTTGTTTTGCTGGTTGTATTTACAAGGAAACAGTAACCAGTAAGAGTTGTCACACCTACTCTCACATAAGCGAATAGATCAGATGCCTGTTGGCAGCAGGTGAATGCAGGTGAGCTGTCTTATTTTCTGAttgcaagttttgttttttgatcatTAACTGTAGCACTACTTTAGGTGAAGCATTTGTATCAAGTATTCTCTCTGATTCTCTCTGAACTCTGAGACTTGTAACACAAAGAGGGAATTTTGTACTGAAAAGACTACAGGATGCTCACTTGATTTGATTTACTCAGGCTGCTGAAGCCTTGTGTTAACTTTAGATAAacttacaaatacatttttgcacaAAACAAAGACTGTGGATTTCTGCCTAATACTGGCCAAACTCTAAATGCTCAGCAGGAAAAGAGGGAATGATACTAACATGTTAAACCTGCTGTTGCCATCCAACAATTATTTCCAGGCGCTCAGGCTTGAGAATGCAAAGTATGGATGAATAATGGGagtaataacattttaaatatctatACAGGATGATGAAGACGTCAGGAAGAGTCACCAGTTGCTGTGTAGCTCTGTTCTTTGCCCTGACCTCTGTGACAGCTGTAGAAAAACTCAATTCAATCAATGATTTAAGGAGAATCAACTTTGACCGAGCTGTGCCAAAGCACAGTCTTGTGCTGCTCTACTGGTTTGCCAACACAGTTGATACCAATTATAATGATGACATACGGCTGGACTTTGACCCAAACGGAAGAGATTATGGCTCACATTATTATAGCAATTTTGAGGGGCTGTTGGACCCACTGCCTTGGGGAAATGTATACAGATACTATACTATTGGCAACCTCAATCAAGACGCGCACAGGCAGTTTCCACCTTATGTTGTCAATCCCCCAGCACAGTATAGTggaagaaacagagacagaatcaTCATTCGTGTCAGGGAGCAGAACGCAGGATGGGGAGATCTGCGAAGGATAGACCAAGTGTACATCACACAACATCGTGAAAATCAGGGGGCATATGATCCAGAACACACCTACCAGATCACTGCTAACCTCTTAAGGCAgatcagagagttttctttggGACAAAACCAACAGGAAATGTTGGATCTCAGAAACCGCTATGGAAGTAACGCTGATGTTTTTGACATCAGAAACACATGGGGTGACCTTGCTTGCCTTGGACTGCTGTTGTTTATTGTGATCCAGGAATCCCATAAGCACCACAATAGCAGACCAGAACACAACTACAGGCCAGCAAACTACAACGAACCACAAATCAACTTCAGACCAGAATGCGACTACAGACCACAAAGCAACTACAGACCACAAAGCAACTACAGATTGCAAAGCAACTACAGACCACAAAGCAACTACAGACCagaaaacagacacagtgactggaATGATGATTGTGCTTTGGTGgtctgctgtgttgttgtttttgtaatattaataattggTTTAGCAATTCTTGGATTTGTTACACTTGGAAAGTAGCTGACAGTAGGGCAGGGTGATATGCAGAAAATCAAATGCAATATTTTTGATCAAATACCTCGATATCACAACTTTAACAACagtgtagggttgactattggtgctttcacaaaatatttacacagtgagacTTTTGATATataatcagtaatgtggatataatgacattttggtaagctaaaaaaaattacagaacTTTAATGTAATGCAGCAGGAAAACACAACTTTTAAGCGATAGCAGAATATCCAGAATCTAAGACGATAGCTAGACTCGTATAACAATATCAATATAAATTGATACACTGCCCTGTGAGGAAGAGTAATAGATATGGTCTAAACCAAGGTGTGATGGCTTTGTTTTGCATCCATGTGTGTAATTTTATTGTGTACTTTATCATCTTTTTAATAAACAGTGTTCAGTTAAGATTGGGATATAGTCTTGGGGTTAACATGCTGGTGACAAAGGGCCAAATACTTTAAACCGCAGACTCTGGGAGTGCTATAGCTTTACTTACAGAATTACAGTTTGTTAATAAAAGCTTGATTACAAAAGTATTTGAACTAGACAAAATGGCTTTCTCTGTATATCATAATCCAGGCTTCATTCATGTAACATTATGCATTTCTATTAGTAATGACTTGATGATTCAGTCTGTGTCTGAGGATGTAAATTGCTctgatggataaatgaaactgaTAAGTGAACGGCTCCATCGTCTGTTAAGGACAGCCTATACTGATAATGTATTAGCTTTAAAAATACAGGAGTGCATTCCATTTATTCTTCATTCTTTCTGTTGTGTTAGaaaccatgtgtgtttattaAACTATAATTTGTCAGTCACACCCGTGTCAGTGTGTTCCTTTACGCATCACTTTTAAAGAACAAATTGCTTCAAGATTGTTTTTTGCTGCTTATATTTTGCCAACTGTTTAATTGGCATCCTAATGATCTTATATGTCTGTATTTacttgaaaacagaaaacaacaaacacaaatgggCGTCCTTTTGAACTAGTGGTTTTGAACCACAGCATCACTGGTTCCCACAAAGCTGGGAATGTTTTCATGCAGGTCGTTCTCTTCCCTCGACCCCAAATTTCTAGCACTCTACTGGGTGCTGTCCAATGAAGGCAAAATACCAATTACACCACGggagaacaaacaaacaaaaaaaaaacaaatctgacaaTAATATACCTGCCAATATTTTATTCCGCTTTCAGGCAATGATTCCTCAAATCTGGTGATCAAGAGTTATGACACATGAGTACTAGGGTAGGCCACTGATCTATTTCAGAGAACAGTCAAAGTAAATGTAAGATAGGAGTAAATACTGAACAGTGACCTTCAATGGAAATTACAACAATGAAAATTCAACATAAGAAaagtaacaaaacaaactgtgttttaaaattGATCTGTGATAAGTGAATGCAGGCTAATAATAAGCCAGGCACTAATACTAATCTAGTTCCTCAATCTGCATTCCAAAGGACACACTCATTGTCAAACCTGGACCTGCACAGGCTAGTTTGCATCATAAACCTGCTCATAAAAATCGCAGATGACTTGCAGAATGACTCCTCCGTTTCTAGAATCATTCCTCTAAAAACTTCATCAAaattgtttttgcttttctaCAGCCATGAGTGGTAAACCCAAACAAAACACCTAAACATgtacaacttttcttttcttgattACATTGGGAAGGTTCATCCAATCAGCTGTAAAATCAGACTCCCACTCACGCTGGCACTGCTCGTTTTGTCACTTTCGTTTACAGCATAATGGCAACTTACAGGGGCTGCGCATGCTCTAagactctctcacacacacacagatcgaCATATACAGATCAGATACCTGACAGCAGCTGACTAACTCAGGTGAGGACTCTTATTTTCTGATTGCTTTTGTGTTTAGTATCTCAAGTATTCTTTTAAAGTGTCTTCTATGGGCCTCATTTACCAACCAGTCTTAAGAAATCTTAAAACTCACTCATGCAGTTTTCACAAAGAttctgactttgtttttttaatttggaatTTGTGCTTAGGGAAGAACAGTATCT from Epinephelus moara isolate mb chromosome 18, YSFRI_EMoa_1.0, whole genome shotgun sequence harbors:
- the LOC126404884 gene encoding uncharacterized protein LOC126404884; this encodes MMKMSGRVTSCCVALFFALTSVTAVRRLDSISELKKIDFGQSVPKHSLMLLHWFANTVDIDNNNVIQLTFDPNRGDYGAHNYGNYERILDPLPLGNRYYTIGNLNQGMSMPLPPYVVHSPIEYVGTNRDRIIIRVREQNAGQQALPRIDRVYITQHYDTSERQGTRYDPAHTYQITTNLLRQIRELSVGQNQQQLRYLRNHYGGNADHFLLRHIRDTWGDLVGLGLLLLIVIQEKHSSNQDNNRNGNRRNHRDDDSSETESNDSRDFRNQGAFVVNIPDHEDHQASRMTGSRESGGYNTSVHWNDKERSSCCTCCKCCICCIACICFICVICTVLYFWYKFR